GAAAAAATTCATAAAAATACTTAAAAATTTCCAATATTTCTCAAAAAAATACCCCATCCTTGGCTATACCGGGATGGGGTTTGTCTACAATCTGATACTTCTATAGAAGTATTATCTAATGAAAAAATATTAACATATATTGGTGATAAATATGCATTTACACCTTCAAGTGTCTTAATTGATACTATGCAAGAAACAAAAGATTTAGATGTATACTATTTAAATACCAAAAAAAGTACTACTATTAGAAAAAATAAAACACAGTCTATATTTTTAACAGATAAAGATAATATTGGTGCTTTATCGATTTTCACTTCCTCTTCAAATGCTTTAATATATATAGATAATAAATATTATAATAAGGGTAGCGTTGTGGGTAAAGTTTTAGGCTCAGGATTACATAAAATAACATTTAAATATAGCTCTGGTGATGTTTATAGTATTGATGTAAACTTAAATAATTATGAACATAGAGTAATATATTTATCAAAAGCAAATTTAGTGCCAGTAAAAATTTATAACCCAAAAAATTATGATGTTTTTATTGATGATGTGAAGTATTCAAATTCTGATTTAAAACTAGAATTTGGAGTACATAAAGTAAGTGTTTTCAAAAATAATAGAAAATTATTTGAAAAATATATTTATTTTACAGATAATGGAAAATATATAGATTTATCTAATTGGTAATAAGGGGGAAATAATATGAAAAAATTGTTTTATAAAATACCGGTTATAGTAATATTAATTTTATTTTCTACAGCTTTCACTGAAATAGTAGATGTAAAGCCAGTATCTCCAGCTTATCCCCATGTTCTAAAAGTGGTTAATGAAGGATTAATGGATACTGATACAGAAGGAAAATTTAACGGCGCTATATCTGTTTCAAGATATGATATAGCTATTTTCGGTTCAAGATTATTAGATTATTTATATGATAATTATATGAAAAAAATAGAAACTCTTAATGCTTCTTTAACTATGTTAGAAAATGAAAAATTACCTGAAAGAGTATATACTTTAGAAAATTTCATTTTTTCTTTAGATGCGGATTATAAAAATACTAAAAATAATGTTATGGAATTAAATGATAGAGTTATGCATCTTGAAAACGCTATAACTTTTGATTCAACCGATGTCAATAATCCGCTATTTAAAGCTATTGCTCAAAATGCATATAAGATTGCAGAAAATAAATCCATTGAAAAAATTAATGAGTTATACGAAACTACTCTAGCTACAATGATAACATTTTCTAATAGAATGGATGAATTTGAAAATGCTGTTGAAAATGTACTTGATCAGTTTTCAAAAACAAAAGAATATATGACAAACACTTTAGATGAATATTTAAACAGAGAGAAAAATAATTATAAAACATATATAGACGAGTTATTTGAAAAGGAAAAAGATGGATTAAAATTATATATTACAAATGAAATATCTACTCAATTAAGATGGAAAAATGATACTAATAATGCTACAATAAATCAATTAGTAAATGAAATCAATAATTTGAAAAATGAAATTTATAAATCAAATGAATATATTGACAATATAATCCAACAAAAATTTGATTTTCAAGTTAAACCTTTAATTAGTCTAACTTCTAAAATACCAGAATTAGATAGTAAAATAAATGAATTAAATGATAAGATAGAAAATATAAATAATAACTCTTCAAATTCTTCCAATGACACATTATTATTAAAGAAAATAAATTCAATAGAAACAGATGTTAATTCATTAAAAGTATTGAGTTCTAAGGTTGAAGATTTAGAAAAAATCGCTAATTCATATTCTGCAATAATAAATGATGCTTCTAACAGAATTAATAATTTAGACAGTAGAATATTAGATTTGGAAAAACAAAAAGGTAATAATATTAATAATTATGAAATTCCAAAAGATTTATTAAATAGAATAAGTATTATTGAAGAAAGATTAAATAATATGAAAGTATTAGAAACAGCTGCATCTACAGTAACTTTATTTGATGAAGAGATTTCTAATAATAAAATGAAAATAAATTCTTTAGAAGAAAAAATTAAATCTTTAGAAAAATTATCTTCTGATTTTATTTTATTTAATATTGCATTAAACAATAGTGGAATGAAAGATATAAATGAACTATTATCAACTTTAAAAAATATTAAAGAGCTATCTGATGATTTATCTTTAAATTCAAAAGATGAGAAATTAAAAAAAGATATTGCTAATAATGCAAAATCTATACTAGAAATAAATAAAAAAATTGATAAATTAGAATTTTTTGACAAAAGATTAAAACTTTTAGAAAGCGCTGTCTATTCATTAAACAACTTACCTTCTGAAAAAGAAGCATTATCAAATATAATTGATGAAATGGTTTTAAACTCTATTATGAAAAATACAGATAATATTAAAGAGCAATTATATTTAGAAATAAAAGATGAATTAATAAAAACTAACATGAAATCATTAGATTCAATTATCTCAAGATTAAACCTTTTAGAAAATAACATAAACAGCCAATCTAATTCAACTTATCTAGATGAAAAAATTGTTCAAATCGAAAATACTATTAATACATTAAAAACTGAAAATAACGAAATCAAAAATAAATTAGAAAAAATAGAATATTCTTCAAATGAAATCAATTATTTAAATTCTAAAGTCTCTGAATTAGAAAATAAATTAGATAATAATAATTTATATAATAACCTAATATATTCTTTAATAGGTGGAATTGTTGCAGGAATAGCTGTTTACGTTATTATGGGAGGACTATAATGAATTATGGTATTGCCTTAGGTAGTGGTGGCATACGAGGTATGGCACATATTGCTTTATTAGAATATTTAGAAGAAAAATATGATGAAAAACCTACAGCCATTTCTGGCTGTAGTGCTGGTTCTATTATAGGTGCTTTATATGCATTAGAACCTAATAGTAAATTGATAATGAAAAAATTTAACTATTTAATTTCCCACTCTTCTAAAGAAATATTGTTTATTAAAAAGAACTTAGATAATAAAGTAACTGGTTTTGCTAAATTATTATCTTCACCAGGTATATTAAATAATGACTTATTGTTTAAGCTTTTAAAATCATTATTTTATAAAAAAAAGTTTTCAGATTGTAAAATACCTTTTGGAGTAGTTACAGTTGATTTAGAATCGGAAAATATTGAAGAAATAACTGAAGGTTACATATTAGATGCAGTTATGGCTTCTTCAAATGTTCCAGCTGCCTTTACCCCTAAATTATTAGGTGGTATGACATTAGTCGATGGGGCCGTTTTAGAAGAAGTTCCTGTAGGATTGTGTAAAAAATTAGGTGCTAAATACATTATAGCTTCACATATACCGCAAAGCAATAATAAGTTTAAAGATGGTCTTGAATATATAAATTATATATCTTCAATTAGCGATGAGTACATCATAGAAAATACACTAAAATTAGCTGATGAAGTTTATATTTTTGATTCTCAATATGAATGGTATGAATTTGATAAATATAAAGAAATTTATTACGAAGCCAAGAAAAAATTAGAAAAAAGAAAGCTTGGTGAAATAAATGGAGAAAATTAAAATTGCATCAGGAGATTTTAAATATGGTTTATATTGGAATTCTGGAGTAATCACAGAATTCATTAACTATGATATACCTATTTTTTTAAGGTTAAGTGGAATTAGCTCATTATATCCTTTTTTTATTTCAAAATATAAAAATAACTTTTTTGGAAAAATGATTGAATTTATTAATAATTCAAAAATATTAAATCGGTATTTTTTTAAGGATAGAATATATGAAAATCTATATAACCAAGCTATTACACTTTGGAAATTAAATAGAAAAAAACAATTTGAATTTGAATCTCATAAAGAATTAGAAAAAGAATTGAAAAATTATTTCGGAAATATAAAAATTAAAGATTTAGGAGATAATTTCGAAATAGAAAGCTATGATATTTTAAAAAAAGAAATATATTATTTTAAACCAGAGGATTTGTATGTAGATGCTTTACTAGCATCATTTTCATCTCCTCCATTTTTCAAATATTACGAATTTGAAGAAAAATACTTAATACCAACTGCTGAGATCTCTTTATGCCCATTGAATATTGAGGATATTGATATAATAACCTCTCTCGAATGTTCATTGAAATTACCAACTCCTAAAAATGGAGCAGAAATTTTACTTTTTTCTTTTTTCTTGAGAAAAAAGAAATTATTTGATATAATTACAAAAGATAAGGAAGTATTATCTCCGTTAAAAATCTCTTTTGAATCTTTAAGTGGGGCTTCATATAATAATGCAAAAAAACTAGCACAAATGTGGATAAATAAGAAAATGGAGGTATAAAATGAAAAAAATCATTTTAATTGCATTTGCTACATTATTATCTATAATCATTTTTTCTTCTACAATTCATGTTGGGGCTGATATAGTAGAAGGTGGGGATGATTTTTACGTTTTAAAAAATAACGTTAAGGTAAAAAAAGATAATTTAGAAGTTATCACAGATTTAGCTACCGTTACTTTAATTAATGAAGAATGGAGAAAATTAGAATCTTCCGGAAAAATTATTATAAATACTGATACAATGGAAGCAACCTCAAATATTTTGAATTATGATTTAAAAAATGATGAAGGAACTTTAAAAGAAAATGTTGAAACTAAAATAAATTTAGAAGATGAAAAAGTTATATTTATTTTTTGTGATAAAATAAATTTTAATAACAAAAATAAAACTTATTCTGGTACAAGTTATGGTGAAAAATTAGTAAAAATAATAAAGGAAGACTATGAAATTTATGCAAAAAATTTCACTTATGATGAAAATACAAAATTATTGGTTTTAGAAGATTCTGTAATAATTAAAAATGAAAAGAAAAATATTAATATGGAAACTTCAAAAGCCACATTCAAAACAGATAAAAACGAAATTTCAGCACAAAAGGTTAAATTAACTCTTGAAATAAAAGATGAGGAGGAAAATAAATGATAGACATTAAATTATTAAGAAAAGATCCAAACCTATTTATTGATGCTTTAAAGAAAAGAAATCATGAAACTGATATAATTGATCAAATATTATCTTTAGATGAAGAAAAAAGAAATATCCAAAAAGAAGTGGAAAATTTAAGATCATATAGAAATTCATTCTCAAAACAAATAGCGAAGTTAAAAGCAGAAGGAAATGAAGAAGAAGTTAATAAAATTATGAAGGAATCAAAAGACATAGGAAATAAGATTAAAGAATTAGATGAAAAAATGAAGGAAATTGAAGAGAAAATAAACCTTAAATTACTATATATTCCAAATGTACCTGATGAATCCGTACCTGTTGGAAAATCAGAAGAAGATAATGTAGAAATAAGAAAATGGGGAACTCCAAGGAAATTTGACTTTGAACCTAAAGCTCACTGGGATTTAGGACCAGATTTAGGAATGTTAGATTTTGAAAGAGCATCAAAAATGAGTGGTTCAAGATTTTCTATAATAAAATCTCAATTAGCTAGATTAGAAAGAGCATTAATAAATTTCATGTTAGATGTACATACAAAAGAGCATGGATATATAGAAATAGTTCCACCTCATTTAGTTAAAAGAGAAACTATGTTAGGTACAGGTCAATTACCAAAATTTGAAGAAGACGCTTATAATACAAAAGATGATGATTTATTCTTAATTCCTACCGCTGAAGTTACTTTAGCTGGTATGCATCAAAATGAAGTTTTGAGTTTTAAAGATTTACCTTTAAAATATGTTGCATATACTCCATGTTATAGAAGAGAAGCTGGAAGTTATGGAAAAGATGTTAGAGGTATAATAAGACAACATCAATTTGATAAAGTAGAATTATTCTGGTACTCTACTCCTGAAGAATCAAGCAATGCTTTAGAAGAATTAACTTCTCATGCAGAAAAAATATTACAATTATTAGAATTACCTTATAGGGTTATTACATTATGTACTGGGGATTTAGGCTTTGGAGCTGCAAAAACATATGATTTAGAAGTTTGGTTACCAAGTTATAATTCATATAAAGAAATATCATCTTGTAGTAATGTAAAAGATTTTCAAGGAAGAAGAGGAAACACTAGATATAGAACAAGAGAAAATAAAATGGAATATGTACACACATTAAATGGATCAGGATTAGCTGTAGGAAGAACTTTAGTTGCTATTATGGAAAATTATCAAATGGAAGATGGCCGAATAAAAGTTCCTGAAGTTTTAATTCCATATATGGGCATGGAGGTAATTGGTTAATGCCAAATGCCTTTTATGGAAATCTGTTTAATAATAAAATTGTATTAGATAAAGATGAAACAGCCCATATAAAAATAGTTAGACTAAATGTAAATGATGAAATTAAAGTATTTGATGGTATAGGAAATATATATTATTGTAAAATTGAAAAAATCAAAAAGAATGAAACAATATGCGAAATTATTAAATCGGAATATAATAATAAAGTTTATAAACCTATAATTAATTTTTATATGGGAGCTAGTAAATTTGACAGAATGAAAATCCTTATTGAAAAACTTGTAGAGTTAAGAGTAAATAATATTTTTATTTACCATAGTGAAAAATCACAATTAAAATTTAAATCTCTAGAAAAATTTAAAAAAACTGTTATTGAAAGTTCTAAACAATCTGAAAATCCACTTTTTCCTAATATTGATTTTGTTAATTACAATGAGATATTTAATACAAAAAATGCGATATTACTTGATTTGAAATCAAATATAATATTAAAAAATGTTTTAGAGGAATTTGATTCTCCTGAGGAAATTTCAGTTGTTTTAGGTCCTGATATGGGATTTTCTGAAAATGAATTAAATAATATTCCAAATAACATAAGAAAAGTTAATTTAGGAAATACAATAATGCGATTTGAAACGGCTGGAATATTCACTATCAGTATTTTAAATTATTATTATAACAGATTACATATTTGAAATAATTTTATGAACTTTTCCCAAAATATTTAAGTCTTAATTTTTAGACTTATAGAGGGAGGGGAAAGAATGATGAAATCATATGTAAAATTCTACGAGAAAACAAAAAAAGAGTATCATGACATGTTAAATCATGCCAAAAGACCTCAAGATGTTGTGGATGTTTTTACAAAATATACTTTAAATTTTTTAAAAAAAGCATTTCCTGAAAAAATTACAGATGATCACCTACAATACATTGTATTTGATGAAGAATATGAAGATGGCTATTATTTTGAAGAACCATTAATGAGCATTTTGAAAGAAGAATTCGAGAACTCTGATTTACCCTCAATATTAAAAAAGAAAGCAAAAGAAGCAAAAGATAGATATTTGCACATTGTTAATGATAATGATAGAACAGGTACATTTAGATTATCTAATAATTCGAAAAATTTTTAAAATTAAAGCACGGAGTGCATCCGTGCTTTTTTATTTATTTTTTAAGTCCTTTTCTCTGTCAACATATTGAAATGTTTCAATGTTATTTTTTAATTCATCAAATTCATATAGCTTTTTTTCAAAATCTTCTCCTGCATCATACGTATATACTAAATCATTTTCAATAATATGAAATTTTTTACAACTAACACAAGAATAAATATTATTTACTTTTTTTATTCCATCTTCAGTATTTAATTCAAGATTAATCTTTTTATTATATAATATAGTATTACAATCCTTACAATAATATTCGCTTTTTTTAAATGTTACTGTTTCATAATTCCAAACATTTTTTATTCCCTTATAAAATATTTCTCCAGTATATGAATAATATATATTATCAGGAGATATTAATTCAAATTTTTTACTTGATTTTTTAAACATAATACCACCTCCATTTGTTAAAATTATAACAATGTTTTTTGTTATTTTCAATAGTAATTATAGTTAATTATTCCTATTTATAAAAAAATAATTGCTTTTACATTACAAAAGCGAAATATTTTATACAAATAAAGTAATCATTTGTGATATATTATATATATTTTAGTTTAAAATTGCTATATGAGTATTTTAAAAATTTCACAAATTGTTAAATTTTAATTTCTAGGAGGTTTATTATGAGTAAATTAGTCGTAATTAGTGGTGGTGCAAATAATTTTGGTAAAGGTATTGCTTTTGGTTTTATAAAAGAAGGATGGAATGTTGCTATTATAGATAATGATAAAAAGGCATTAGAAAAAATTAATGAAAAGAATTTATTCAAATTTCATGGAGATGTGTCTAATGAAAATGATATAAAAAACTTTTATAGCGAAATCAGCAATAAATACAATAGATTAGATGTAATTATTAATAATGCAGCTATTGGTGGATTCAAAAACTTTTTTGAATTAACCTTAGATGAATGGAAAAAGGTTATAGATATTAATTTAACCGGATATTTTTTAATGGTAAAATATGGTTCACCTTTAATATTAGAAAATCCAGGAAAAGGTAGTATAATTAACATATCTTCAACAAGAGCTATTATGTCTGAACCAGGAAATGAAGCATATAGTACATCTAAAGCAGGAATTTTAGGATTAACCCATGCTTTAGCAAATTCGTTAGGACCAAATATTAGGGTAAACGCTATTTCACCTGGTTGGATTTTACATGAAAATGAAAGCATTAAAGATGCAGAACATAAACAACATTTAGTTGGAAGGGCTGGAACCATTGAAGATATTTTTAATTTAGCTTTATTTTTAGCTAATGATAAAAGTGGTTTTATCACAGGACAAAATTTTATTATTGATGGAGGAATGACAAAAAAAATGATATATTTTTAAATAATATATGTCTGGCTTAGCCAGACATAGTTTAACTATTATTCAAAATATTTAATTTTAACGAAACATATAGATTATATATTATAACAAAAAAAATATAAAATAGTAATGAGAGTTTATTCATTTATTTTTTTAATAAGTTAAAAAAATCACTTTTTAGGGGGTATTACTTTGGAATTTCAACTTAATAAACTTCAACTTTTAGTGAAAAAAAACACAAAAGAATTAACTGAAAAAGAATTTAAACCGCTAGCTCAAGAAATTGATGATACTGGAAGATTCCCAAAAGAAAATGTTGAAAAGCTAAAAAAATATGGATATTTAGGAATGAATATACCCAAGGAATATGGAGGAGCTGGCGCTGATGAATTATGTTATGTTATAGCAGTTGAAGAAATATCAAGGTATTGTGCAACAACTGGAGTTATTTTATCTGCTCATAATTCTTTGGCTTGCTGGCCAATTTACTATTATGGAAATGATTTTCAAAAAGAAGTTTTTTTAAAACCTTTAGCAAAAGGAGAAAAACTTGGTGCTTTTGCATTAACAGAACCAAATGCTGGAAGTGATGCTGGTAATCAGTCTACTACTGCTATTAAAGATGGGAATAAATATATTTTAAATGGTACAAAAATATTTATTACCAACGGTGGAGAAGCTGATATATACATTATCTTTGCTTCCACAAATAAGGCTTTAGGTGCAAAAGGAATTTCTGCTTTTATAGTTGAAAAAAATACTCCTGGTTTTAGTGTCGGTAAAATTGAAAATAAGATGGGAATAAGAGGTTCAGCTACTTCTGAATTAATTTTAGATAATGTAATAATTCCTGAAGAAAATTTATTAGGAAAAGAAAATAGCGGATTTAAAATTGCTTTAAAAACGTTAGATGGTGGAAGAATTGGCATTGCTGCACAAGCATTAGGAATTGCTCAAGGTGCTTTTGATGAAACAGTTAAATATATTAAAGAAAGAGAGCAATTTGGAAGACCAATTTCTAAATTTCAATCTATACAATTTACTATTGCTGAAATGAAAACAAAGTTAGAAGCAGCTAGAGCATTAGTGTATAATGCTGCATTAAAAAAAATGAATTCTCATGACTATTCTTTAGAAGCAGCTATGGCAAAATATTATGCTTCTGATGTTGCTATGGAAATCACTAGAAAAGCTGTTCAATTGCATGGTGGATATGGTTACACAAAAGAGTATTCTGTAGAAAGAATGATGAGAGATGCTAAAATAACTGAAATTTATGAAGGAACTACAGAAGTTCAAAAAATGGTAATTGCTGCTAATGTTTTAAAATAAAAAGTTATAAGGGGGAAAATAAATGAGAATTGTTGTTTGTATTAAACAAGTTCCAGATACAACAGAATTAAAAATTGATCCTGTTACAGGAACACTAATAAGAAAAGGTATACCTTCTATAATGAATTTTGATGACAAAGCTGCTTTAGAAGAAGCTTTAAAAATAAAAGATAAACATGGAGCACAAGTAATTGCAATATCAATGGGGCCGAACCAAGCTGTTGAAGTTTTAGAAGAGGCTTTAGCAATGGGAGCTGATGAAGCAATACTAATTAGCGATAAAAAATATAGTGGGTCAGATACATGGGCTACTTCAAACGTTTTAAGTGAAGCTATTAAATATATTGATTTTGATGTCATATTCACAGGAAGACAAGCTATAGATGGTGATACTGCACAAGTTGGACCGCAAATAGCTGAAAAATTAAATATTCCACAAATTACTTATGTAAAAGATATTGATTATAATGGTGAATTTTTCATAGTTAATAGAGAAATGGATTATTATATAGAAACACTTAAAGTCAAACCACCTGTATTATTTACTATTTTAAAAGAAGCAAATCAACCTAGATATATGAATATAAGGAATTTGGTTGATATATGCTCTAACGAAAATAAAATTAAGATCATTAATAATGATAATTTAAAATTGCCAGATGAAATTATAGGTTTGAATGGTTCTCCTACAAAAGTCAAAAAAACTTTCACACCTGAACTTTCAAAAAAAGGAATTATTTTAGAAGGGAATCTTTTAGAAAATATTGAAACTTTAATTTCAAATCTAAAAGAAAGACATTTAATTTAAGGGGGAATTTCATGAATAAAGATGTATGGGTTTATATTGAAATAGATGATGAAAATATAAAAAAAGTTAGTTTAGAATTGCTAAATGAAGGTAGAAAATTAGCTGATAAATTGAATTCAAATTTAATAGCAATATATATTAATAATAATGACTTATCCTCAGAAATTGGTAAATATAATGTGGATAAAATAATCCATTTATATAACAAAGATATAAAACATTATGATACTCAGATATATACAAAGGCTATTTCAGATTTAGCATTGGAAAAAAAACCTTATATTTTTTTAATTGGCGCAACACATCAAGGAAGAGATTTGGCTCCTAGAATTGCTGCTAGGTTAAATACAGGATTAACTGCTGATTGTACTAATTTAGATTTAGATGAAAATGGATTATTATTACAAACAAGACCAGCTTTTGGTGGAAATATTATGGCTACTATTATTTGTCCAAAAAATTTACCACAAATGGCTACAGTTAGACCAGGAGTTTTTGAAAAACCTGAAGTCAATGAAAATAAAAAATATCATTTTAAAAAATATCATTTTGAACCTGCTGAATCTTTAATTGAAATTATAAATTTAATAAAAAAAGAAGCATCAGGGAAAGATATAACAGAAAGTGATGTAATCGTCGCTGGTGGAAGAGGGTTAGGAAATCCTAATGGTTTTAAATTATTAGAGGATTTAGCCTCTGAATTAAATGGTGTTGTTGCAGCATCAAGAGCTGTTGTGGATGCAGGGTGGGCGAATCATAATATTCAAGTTGGTCAAACGGGAAAAACTGTTAAACCAAAAATATATATAGCTTGTGGTATATCAGGAGCAATTCAACACATAGCAGGAATGAAAGATTCAAAATGCATAATTGCTATTAATAAAAATAAAGATGCACCTATATTTAAAGTTGCAGATTATGGAATTGTTGGAGACTTATATGAAGTTATACCTCTTTTTATAAAAAAATTAAAAGAACTTAAGAATTAAATTTGTGGAGCAATTTTTTGCTCCACTTTTATTTATATTGAACACTTTTTGTTACATATATATTATATTTATTTTCTTTTAATCTAAACTGATTATTCACAATTAGGAATGCTTTTTTATTATTTTTGTATATTATCAAAATAATGCTAATTTTCTATGTAACAATTTTCAATGATAAAATACATTCAGTTACACTTATTTTCTACAATTATTATATAAAAAAGATTCTAAATTGAAAATATTTTCAAAACTTTATAGGAGGGAAGAGTATGAAAAAGTTACTATTAGTTTTCTTGGTCTTAAGTGTTATTGTAAGTAGTTTCGCTGCTGTTCAATTACCAAGAGAAGAAACTGTATATGTTACTGGTGCTCTTTGGGGTCCAGCAACAACATGGAATTTATTCGCTGCACAATCAA
The Marinitoga litoralis genome window above contains:
- a CDS encoding patatin-like phospholipase family protein, with translation MNYGIALGSGGIRGMAHIALLEYLEEKYDEKPTAISGCSAGSIIGALYALEPNSKLIMKKFNYLISHSSKEILFIKKNLDNKVTGFAKLLSSPGILNNDLLFKLLKSLFYKKKFSDCKIPFGVVTVDLESENIEEITEGYILDAVMASSNVPAAFTPKLLGGMTLVDGAVLEEVPVGLCKKLGAKYIIASHIPQSNNKFKDGLEYINYISSISDEYIIENTLKLADEVYIFDSQYEWYEFDKYKEIYYEAKKKLEKRKLGEINGEN
- a CDS encoding LptA/OstA family protein encodes the protein MKKIILIAFATLLSIIIFSSTIHVGADIVEGGDDFYVLKNNVKVKKDNLEVITDLATVTLINEEWRKLESSGKIIINTDTMEATSNILNYDLKNDEGTLKENVETKINLEDEKVIFIFCDKINFNNKNKTYSGTSYGEKLVKIIKEDYEIYAKNFTYDENTKLLVLEDSVIIKNEKKNINMETSKATFKTDKNEISAQKVKLTLEIKDEEENK
- the serS gene encoding serine--tRNA ligase; this translates as MIDIKLLRKDPNLFIDALKKRNHETDIIDQILSLDEEKRNIQKEVENLRSYRNSFSKQIAKLKAEGNEEEVNKIMKESKDIGNKIKELDEKMKEIEEKINLKLLYIPNVPDESVPVGKSEEDNVEIRKWGTPRKFDFEPKAHWDLGPDLGMLDFERASKMSGSRFSIIKSQLARLERALINFMLDVHTKEHGYIEIVPPHLVKRETMLGTGQLPKFEEDAYNTKDDDLFLIPTAEVTLAGMHQNEVLSFKDLPLKYVAYTPCYRREAGSYGKDVRGIIRQHQFDKVELFWYSTPEESSNALEELTSHAEKILQLLELPYRVITLCTGDLGFGAAKTYDLEVWLPSYNSYKEISSCSNVKDFQGRRGNTRYRTRENKMEYVHTLNGSGLAVGRTLVAIMENYQMEDGRIKVPEVLIPYMGMEVIG
- a CDS encoding 16S rRNA (uracil(1498)-N(3))-methyltransferase, whose amino-acid sequence is MPNAFYGNLFNNKIVLDKDETAHIKIVRLNVNDEIKVFDGIGNIYYCKIEKIKKNETICEIIKSEYNNKVYKPIINFYMGASKFDRMKILIEKLVELRVNNIFIYHSEKSQLKFKSLEKFKKTVIESSKQSENPLFPNIDFVNYNEIFNTKNAILLDLKSNIILKNVLEEFDSPEEISVVLGPDMGFSENELNNIPNNIRKVNLGNTIMRFETAGIFTISILNYYYNRLHI
- a CDS encoding SDR family oxidoreductase; amino-acid sequence: MSKLVVISGGANNFGKGIAFGFIKEGWNVAIIDNDKKALEKINEKNLFKFHGDVSNENDIKNFYSEISNKYNRLDVIINNAAIGGFKNFFELTLDEWKKVIDINLTGYFLMVKYGSPLILENPGKGSIINISSTRAIMSEPGNEAYSTSKAGILGLTHALANSLGPNIRVNAISPGWILHENESIKDAEHKQHLVGRAGTIEDIFNLALFLANDKSGFITGQNFIIDGGMTKKMIYF
- a CDS encoding acyl-CoA dehydrogenase → MEFQLNKLQLLVKKNTKELTEKEFKPLAQEIDDTGRFPKENVEKLKKYGYLGMNIPKEYGGAGADELCYVIAVEEISRYCATTGVILSAHNSLACWPIYYYGNDFQKEVFLKPLAKGEKLGAFALTEPNAGSDAGNQSTTAIKDGNKYILNGTKIFITNGGEADIYIIFASTNKALGAKGISAFIVEKNTPGFSVGKIENKMGIRGSATSELILDNVIIPEENLLGKENSGFKIALKTLDGGRIGIAAQALGIAQGAFDETVKYIKEREQFGRPISKFQSIQFTIAEMKTKLEAARALVYNAALKKMNSHDYSLEAAMAKYYASDVAMEITRKAVQLHGGYGYTKEYSVERMMRDAKITEIYEGTTEVQKMVIAANVLK
- a CDS encoding electron transfer flavoprotein subunit beta/FixA family protein, which gives rise to MRIVVCIKQVPDTTELKIDPVTGTLIRKGIPSIMNFDDKAALEEALKIKDKHGAQVIAISMGPNQAVEVLEEALAMGADEAILISDKKYSGSDTWATSNVLSEAIKYIDFDVIFTGRQAIDGDTAQVGPQIAEKLNIPQITYVKDIDYNGEFFIVNREMDYYIETLKVKPPVLFTILKEANQPRYMNIRNLVDICSNENKIKIINNDNLKLPDEIIGLNGSPTKVKKTFTPELSKKGIILEGNLLENIETLISNLKERHLI
- a CDS encoding electron transfer flavoprotein subunit alpha/FixB family protein, whose product is MNKDVWVYIEIDDENIKKVSLELLNEGRKLADKLNSNLIAIYINNNDLSSEIGKYNVDKIIHLYNKDIKHYDTQIYTKAISDLALEKKPYIFLIGATHQGRDLAPRIAARLNTGLTADCTNLDLDENGLLLQTRPAFGGNIMATIICPKNLPQMATVRPGVFEKPEVNENKKYHFKKYHFEPAESLIEIINLIKKEASGKDITESDVIVAGGRGLGNPNGFKLLEDLASELNGVVAASRAVVDAGWANHNIQVGQTGKTVKPKIYIACGISGAIQHIAGMKDSKCIIAINKNKDAPIFKVADYGIVGDLYEVIPLFIKKLKELKN